In the genome of Planctomyces sp. SH-PL62, the window CTTTCTGGAGCGATTGCGTCCTGCGCGGGGCGACGGCTTCCTCGGCGACGATCGAGCGTCGAGACTTCCGCTGGCGACGGACAAACCCCCGTCGTCGGAGACTTCCCCTAGTGGAGAGTCACGACTGATCCCGTGCGAGACGGCCGTCGTAGAAGGGGTATGAAACCACCCCTCTTCGTCCGCCCGCTCTCCCCCGAGGAGTCCCGGACCCTTCGGGCCGGCCTCCGCTCGCCCTCGGCCTTCACCCTGCGGCGCTGCCAGATCCTCCTGGCCGGCGCCGAGGGCCTCAAGCCCTCCGCGATCCGCGCCCGGCTCGGCTGCGCCACCCAGACCGTCCGCGACGCCATCCGCGCCTTCGCCGCCGAGGGGCTCGCCTGCCTCCGCGAGAAGTCCCACCGCCCCCGATCGGCCCGGCCCGCCCTCGACGCCGCGGCCGGCGAGCGGCTCCGCGCCCTGCTGCACCGCAGCCCCCGCGAGTTCGACAAGCCGACCTCGCTCTGGACGCTCCACCTGGCCGCCGAGGCGGCGTTCGCCGAGGGCCTCACCCCGCGCGTGATGAGCGGCGAGTCGATCCGCCGGGCGCTGAAGCGGCTGGGGGTGGGCTGGAAGCGGGCCAAGACCTGGATCACCAGCCCCGACCCGGCGTACCTGAGAAAAAAGGGGCGCGCGACCGGCTGATCCGCCTGGCCGAGGCCCATCCGGGCTGGACCCTCGGCTTCCAGGACGAGGTCTGGTGGAGCCGGCTGGCCCGGCCCGGCCTGCACGCCTGGGCCGGCGGCGAGCCGCTGCGGCTGCACGAGCCGGCCGCCGACGCCGCCGACGGCGACCCCAAGGCGTTGGCCTGCTACGGGCTGCTGCGCGGCGACTCCGGCGGGATGCTGCTGCGGTTCGTGCAGGGGCGCCCGGTCAGCCAGGTGACCGAGGACTTCCTCGCCTGGGCGTGCGACCGGCTGGCCGCCGAGGGCAAGCGGGCGTTGCTGCTGGTCTGGGACAACGCCGCCTGGCACGTCAGCCGCCGGGTGCGGGCCTGGATCAAGGCCCACAACCGGCTGGCGAAGGCCCGAGGCGGAGTGCGGATCGTGGCGTGCCACCTGCCGGTGAAGGCGCCGTGGCTCAACGCGATCGAACCGAAGTGGGTCCACGGCAAGAGAGCCGTCGTCGAGCCGGGGAGGAGACTGACGGCGGCCGAGGTCGAGGAGCGGGTCTGCGGCTACTACGGCTGCGAACACATCGGTCGCCTCACACAGCAACTCCAGTGATCCTGCACTAGGGCCGCTCTCCAGGCCTGCGATAGCCTCGAAAAGCCCTCGGAGGCCGTGAATCAGGGGAGTTGCAAGGGGGGGCCGCGGCCCGCGTCTCCTCGGCTCGGGATTTGATTTTCGGGCTTCGCCAGTCGCCCGAGGTCCCATGAACCAGGGGCGTCCGCCACCCACGCTCCACGTAGGAAGCTTTCGCCGGGACCGAAGAGGGGAGCGATCGAAAAAGAGGTTTGGAAACTTCCGATACGACCTTCGGCAGCAAATTGACATTAAGTCTCAGTCGCATTATGCATCAGCCAGCCCGCCCCAGCATCCCGTCCGACCCCCGGGCCCGACTCCGGGCCCAGGAATCGGTGGGGCCCCGCTGATTGCATACCCACCTTGTCTCTTGCTTCCATGAGGTCCCCCCGATGCGACCTGCCCGTTCCGGCTTCACCCTGATCGAACTGCTGGTGGTCATCGCGATCATCGCCGTGCTGATCGCCCTGCTGCTCCCGGCCGTCCAGTCGGCCCGCGAGGCGGCCCGCCGCATCCAGTGCACGAACAATCTGAAGCAAATCGGCCTGGCGATGCACAACTACATGACCAGTTGGCCGGAGACGCTGCCGAACGCGGGGAGTCGTCTCGGGACGAGCTATCCCAACGACCACTCGCCGCTGGCGCGCCTGCTTCCCTACACCGAGCAGACGAACCTGATCGACTTCAACCTCCAGATGGGGCATCCCGCCGTGGTCGACCTGCCGGTGGAGATCCGGACCGTCGCCTCCACGGTGATCTCCATGTTCCTGTGCCCCAGCGACGCCGCCGTCTCGCCGACCGTGGAGCTGACCTACGCCTCGACGCCCGTGAAGTACGCCGGCTCCAATTACGCGATGAACCAGAGCGACGGCACCAACCTCGGGACCGGGATCGCGGCCCAGGTCCATCCCATGAATCCCGGCAACGGCCTGTCCTGGGTGGGCTCCGGTACGAAGCTCAGCCAGGTCACCGACGGCTCCTCGAACACCCTGGCGTTCACCGAGTCGACGCGCGGCGACGGCAGCCGGCTGACCAGCTCGGCTCCGATCGACAACGTCCTCAAGTACCGAGCGATGGGGGGGACGGACTTCTACGCGATGGCGGATACGGGGAGCGGCCACACGTCCTGGGACGGTCGTCGGCTCTGCTCCTGGCTGCGCGGGTCCATCCCCGAAGGCCCCGTCATGAACGGCTACCTGACCCCCAACAGCAAGAAGGCCGACAGCGTGTCGTCGTCGTCCAAGCTGACCGCGGCGCGGAGCAATCATCCGGGGGGCGTCAACGCGCTCTTCTGCGACGGCAGCGTCCACTTCCTCCGCGACTCGATCGACCTGGCCGTCTACCGCGGACTCTGGACGCGAGCGGGCGGGGAAATCCTGTCCGCCTCGGATTATTGATCCTCCCTTCGCCGCGGCAAGGTCGAGCGAACGAACCCCACCCCGACACGACGACATTCCGGGCGTTCGCCGGGGCGGCGGCCGTCCTGTTCGCCCTCGACGCCGCCTGGGGCGGCGCGGGGGCTTCGAGCCGGACGTCGGCTCAAAACCCGCCCGAGGACGCGAGCCCCGTCTCGACTCCGGTCGTCGAGGGCGGCCCGGTGACGCTGCCCGGCGCTCGGCGGTTCGACATCCGCGCGAAGTCGGGCCTTGAGTATCGGATCTTCGTCGCCGCCCCTCCGGGTCCCGCCCCCGCGCCGGGTTTTCCGGTCATCTACTTCACGGACGGCAACGAGAATTTTCCCGTCCTGCTGGCCGCGACCCGGAAGCAATCCCGCGAGGCGTTGCAGGCGGTCGTGGTCGGGATCGGCTACCCCGGCGAGGATCCGGTCAAGCATCGAGAGCGCCGGGCGTTCGATCTGACGCCGCAAACCTCGGAAGAGTGGATGAAGTCCGACGCCCGCGAGATGGGGACCTTCAAGACCGGCGGCGAGGACGGGTTCCTGGATTTCATCGAGACGGAGTTGAAGCCGGTCGTCGAGCGGCGGCACAGGATCGATCGATCGCGGCAGACGCTGTTCGGCCACTCGTTCGGCGGGTTGTTCACCCTGCACGTCCTGTTCACCCGCCCCGAAACGTTCCAGACGTATGTGGCGGCGAGCCCGTCGCTCTGGTGGAACGGCGGCTCGATCCTGATGGAGGAGAAGAGCTTCCTCGAAGGGGGCCCGGCCGGGAAGGCGGCGGCGCGCGTGCTGCTCACCTCGGGCGAGTTGGAGCGGAAGACGGCCCCGATCGAATCGAAGGAACGGGCCCGGCTCCTGGAGAATCGCCGCCTGGCCGGGTCCGCGAAGGAGATGGTCGACCGCATGGACGCGGCGGGCGTTCCCGGGCTGTCGGTCGAGTACCGCGAATTCGTTGAGGAGAATCACGGGTCGGTCGTGCTCCCCGCCGCAAGTCGAGGCGCGCGCTTCGCGCTCGACGACGGGCGTCGGACCACTCCCCCGTCGGGCGTCCGCGCCGAAAATCCGTGACGCGCGGCCGTGGAGAATTCCGGCCGCTGGAATCGCTCCGAGAGGGAAGACGACATGAGTCGATGTCTGCCGTCAGCATGCCTGTTCAGACTCTGATCCGTGCGCGCCGACGGCGCGCTCAGCAAGCCGGAACGGGATCGCTACCTGCGGAACACCGGCTTCGACCGCCTCGTCGCCGAGGGCGTCTATACGTGCGGAGGCTTCGCGAACGCCTTCGGCCGTTCGTCGCGCCTGCTGGCGGAACTCGAACTCCCCCCGGCCGTCCGCGAGCAGGCCGCGACGCTCCTGGACGGCCACCTCGCGCTCGGCGGCCTCGATCATCGCCGCGATTCAGAATTCCTCGCCGAAGACCACGTCGCCGGTCACGCCGACCTGATACGCGGAGACGCGGCGCTCGAAGAAGTTCGCCAGCTCCTGGACGTCCTGGAGCTCCATGAACGCCAGCGGGTTCTTCGACCCGTAGGCCGGCGCGATGCCGAGGGATTCGAGCCGGCGGTCGGCGACGTACTCCAGGTATTTTCGCAGATCCTGGAGGCTCAGGCCGACCACGCCGTGGGAGAGGACGTCGCGGGCGAACTCCGTCTCGCAGTCGACGGCCTCGCGGAGCATCGCCACGACCTCGCCCTCCAGCGCCGCGTCGAACAGGTCCGGCTCCTCGCGACGCGCCGTCGAGATGACGTTGAACGCGAAGGCGATGTGCGCGCTCTCGTCGCGGAAGACCCAGTTCGTCCCCGTCGCCAGGCCGTGGAGGAGGCCCTTGGATCGCAGGAAGTAGACGTAGGCGAAGGCCGCGAAGAAGAACAGACCTTCGATGCACGCGGCGAAGCAGATCAGGTTCAGCAGGAACCGCCGGCGATGCTCGCGGGTCTCAAGCCGGTCGAGTTGCTCGATGGAGTCGATCCAGCGGAAGCAGAAGTCGGCCTTCCGCTTGATCGACGGGATGTTGTCGATCGCCGCGAACGCCTGCTCGCGCTCGGCCATGTCGGGGAGGTAGTTGTCGAGCAGGGTCAGATAGAAATGGACGTGCAGCGACTCCTCGTAGAGCTGGCGCGAGAGGTACATCCGCGCCTCGGGGGAGTTGACGTGCTGGTAGAGGTTCAGCACCAGGTTGTTGCCGACGATCGAGTCGCCCGTGGCGAAGAACGCCACCAGGCGCTGAATCAGGTGCTTCTCCGCGGGCGTGACGCGGCGGTCGAGGTCGGCCAGGTCTGTCGAGAAGTCGACCTCCTCGACCGTCCAGGTGTTCTTGATCGCCGCCTTGTACATCTCGAAGAAGATCGGGTATCGCATCGGACGCAGGGTCAGGTCCATGCCGGGATCGAGCAGCATCGGTTCGTCCTTCCGTGGAGAGGGGTTCTGGTTACTGGCACGACTCGCACGACTCGGGATTCTCGAGCGAGCACGCGACGTCTCGGGGCGTCGGCGGCGCCTGCGGGACGGTCGTCTTGGCGATCCCCGTGGCGGGGCGGGATCTCAGGTAATAGGTCGTCTTCAGCCCGCGCTTCCAGGCGTACATGTACATGGAAGAGAGCTTGCCGATCGACGGGCTCTCGACGAAGAGGTTGAGCGACTGGCTCTGGTCGATGAACGGGGCGCGGTCGGCGGCCATGTCGATCAGCGACCGCATCGGGATTTCCCAGACGGTGCGGTAGACGCGGCGGAGGTCGGCCGGGAGTTCCTCGACGCCCTGCACCGAGCCCTCGGCGAGCTTGATCCGGTTGCGGACCGCCTCCGTCCAGAGGCCGCGCGCCTTCAGGTCGCGGACGAGGTGGCGGTTGACCTGGAGGAACTCCCCGGAGAGCGTCTCTCGCTTGAAGAGGTTGGAGACCTGGGGCTCGATGCATTCGTAAGCCCCGACGATCGAGGCGATCGTCGCGGTGGGGGCCACCGCCACCAGGAGCGAGTTGCGCAGGCCGACGCGGCGCACGCGCCCGCGAAGCTCGGCCCACCGGGGGGCGTCCGAACCTTCGCGGTCCCACAGGTCGACCTGGAGCACGCCTTCGGCCGCCCGGGTCTCGGCGAAGGCCAGGTGCGGCCCCAGGCGCTCGGCCAGGTCGCAGGACGCGGTCAGGGCGTGGTAGTAGATCTCTTCCTGGATCCTGGCGGAGAGTTCCCGGGCCTCGGCGGCGTCGAACGGCAGGCCGAGCTGGAAGAAGACGTCCTGGAGCCCCATCACGCCGAGCCCGACCGGCCGCCATCGCCGGTTCGACGCCTCGGATTCGGGGGTCGGGTAGAAGTTCACGTCGACCACCGCGTCCAGGAACGGGACGGCCGTGCGGACGGTTTCGGCCAGGGCTTCGAAGTCGAACCCCCCGTCGCCGACGTGCCGTGCGAGGTTGATCGAGCCGAGGTTGCAGACGGCCGTCTCGCCGTCCGAGGTCGCCTCGACGATCTCGGTGCAGAGGTTCGACGAGTGGACGACGGCGCCCGGCGTGCGCGTCTGGTTCGACTTCCGGTTGCAGGCGTCCTTGAAGTTCATCCAGCCGTTGCCCGTCTCGGCCAGCGTCTTCATCATCCGGGCGTAGAGGTCGCGCGCGGCGACCGTCTTGACGGCCAGGCCCCGCGCCTCGGCTTCGGCGTAGGCCGCCTCGAACGCCTCGCCGTGGAGGTCGGGCAGGTGGGGGACCGTCTTGGGATCGAACAGCGACCAGGCCCCGCCTTCCTCCACACGCCGCATGAACAGGTCCGGGACCCAGTTGGCCAGGTTCAGGTTGTAGGTCCTCCGGGCCTCGTCGCCGGCGTTGTCCTTGAGCTCCAGGAACTCCTCGACGTCGGCGTGCCAGGTCTCCAGGTAGACGCAGCAGGCGCCCTTGCGCCGCCCCCCCTGGTTCACGGCGGCGACGGAGGAGTCGAGCGTCTTGAGCCAGGGGACCACGCCGTTGCCGTGGCCATTCGTCCCCTGGATGTAGGAGCCTCTCGAGCGGATGCGGTGGAAGGCCAGGCCGATCCCCCCCGCGTACTTGGAGAGCTTGGCCACGTCCGTATAGCGGCCGTAGATCCCTTCCAGGCTGTCATCGGGCGAGTCGAGCAGGTAGCACGACGACATCTGCGGCCGGGGCGTCCCGGAGTTGAACAGGGTCGGCGAGCTGGGCATGTAGCGGTGCGACGCCATCAGCTCGAACAGGTCGAGGGCGTCGGCGACGTCGCGGGAGAGCCCGCACGCGACCCGGAGGAAGAAATAGGCGGGCGTCTCGATCACGTCGCGGGTGCTGGGATGCCGCAGCAGGTAGCGGTCGTAGATCGTGCGGAGCCCGAAGTACTCGAAGTCGTCGCGGGGCCGGGTCGCGGCGGCGTTGAGCTTGCGGGCGTTCGCGGCGACGTAGTCGGCGGTGGCCTCCGCGACCAGGCCCAGGCGGCGTCCGGCGGCGATCGCCTGGGAGAACGACTGGATGTCCTGGTTCATCACCTCCTTGGCGATGAAGCAGTCGAGGAGACGGGCCGCGAGCAGGGAGTATTCCGGCTCCTCGGCGATGAGCGAGGCGGCCGTCTGGATCGAGAGCTGGTCGAGCTCGCGGGTCGTCGCGCCGTCGAAGAGTCCGCCGATCGTCTTCACGGCGATCCGCATCACGTCGACGGCCGCCAGCCCGCCCGACGAGCGGCGGACGGCCCGCACGATCTTGTTGACGTCGACCGGCTCCAGGCCGCCGTTCCGCTTGCGGACGCGCATGCCGCCGTCCTCGTCGGCCGCCCCCGCGCGAGGCGCCTCGCCGTTCGCGGGGGCGTTCTTCAACTCCAGACTCATGTTCGGCTCCTGTTCCTTGGAGGGGGGAGGGCCGGGACCGCCCGAGAGCGCCCCCGGCCGGATCGGCCGTCAGGTCGCGGCGACGGGGGCGAAATTCGGCGGATGGGAGAGGAGCCGAACGGTCGTCACGGCCGGAACGGCGGCGGCCGGATGGACGGGGCGGACGAAGAGCGCGGGACGCGGGCCGTCGGCCGCGACCGGGCCTGTTCGAGGCGAATCCAAGGCGCGATCCTTCCTGCCGGTCCGGGCAGATTGGGGCGTCCGGACCGGTACGCAGGAGGGCTCCGCACGCGCGGAAGGGCCTGACCTGCCGCGTACCCGGAGCGGGGCACCCTTGGCATGCTCGACGGGCAGGTCTTCTGGCTTACGGCTACGATCGATCCCCGGGCGGCCTTCCCGCGACGCGAGCGTCGCAGTGGCTTATGTGGCCGGATCTCTCGCCGAATACAGCAGCGGCCCTGCGCCGGATTCTCACCGGCTTCCCTTTTCATCCGTCCGAACGCGGACGGAACCCGTCGATGCTGGGAGCATATCCTATTTTCGACGCCCAGGCCAACCGGCCGCGGGGGATTTCGATCAGACGACCCGGCCGCCCAGCCAGGAGTACCGGGTGGGAGGTTGTTCGGCGATCCGCCCGCCGATCTCATCCGCGAGCATCTCATAGCGTTCGGGCTGGCGGCAGAGGTAGTCCTGGGCCCTGGCCGCCTTGCCGGAGAACGAACGCCTTTCCAGGTTCCAGGCCGTGTTCAGGTGTCGGATGATCGACGCATAATCCCGGGACGTGTAGACGCCGATCCGTTGCGCGGCGGCGGCGAACTGGTCGAACAGGTTCGGATCGCGTCCGTCGGTCATCTGGCTGCCGGGCATGGAGATCAGCTTCCTGAGCATGTTTCGGTAGGCGAACAGCGTGTTCTCCGGGTCGCGCTCGAAGAGTTCGCCGACGACCCGGGTGTAGAAGACCTCGTGGCGGGTCTCGTCGGCGGCGATCTTGCGGCAGATCCGGGCGAGGTTCTCCTCGCCGCGCCCCTGGGAGAGCCTGGCGATGTTCCCGTGGCTGATCCGGGTCGCCCGCTCCTGGAACGCGGCGTAGATCAGCCCGGAGTGGGGGTCGCCCTCGTTCCCCGGAGAGAAGCCGTTGCTGATGAGATGGTGGATGGTCCGCTCGATCGCCGCCATGTCGACGCGGCCGGAAAGCCGTAGGTAGGCGTTGAGCAGGTCGCCGTGGCGGTTCTCCTCGGCGGTCCATCTCCGCAGCCATTGGGCCCAGGGGGTCTCGCTGGTCCCCGTCGGGTCCTTCACGATGTGCTCGAGCGAGACGGTGTAATTCGGCAGGGCCTCCTCGGTCACCATATTTCCGACGAGCACGACCAGGAGCTCGTCGGGCAGGACGAGCGAGGACTCGCGCAACCGCTGCACCTGTTCGGACCAGTCCTCGGCGGTCAGGTCCGGCAGGAGTTCGGTCGGCTGCCAGGCCTGGTCGATCGGGCTGAGGAGGGAGAGGTTGTCCGCGACGTAATCTTGCAAACTCTCGATGACATTCATCGCTGCGGCCTGAATCTTCCTGCCGGTCCGGGCAGATTGGGGCGTCCGGATCGAATGCGCAGGAGGGCTCCGCACGCGCGGAGGGGCCTGGCCTGCCGCGTACCCGGAGCCGGGGCACCCTTGGCATGCTCGACGGGCAGGTCTTCTGGCTTACGGCTACGATCGATCCCCGGGCGGCCTTCCCGCAACGCGAGCGTCGCAGTGGCTTATGTGGCCGGGTCTCTCGCCGAATACAGCAGCGGCCCTGCGCCGGATTCTCACCGGCTTCCCTTTTGATCCGTCCGCATGCGGACGGGGCCCATCGAGATGAGGAGCCTATCAGAAACGCCGGCGATTCGGCCAGCCTCTCGATCAACTCCCTGCTCGTGAGACGTCGACGTAAGCCTAATGCGAATCGCGCGCCGCGTTCGGACCTCTCCGATATTCCATGAACCCGGCCGTTTCGATCGCCTTTTCGCGGCCGAGCAGACCCTCGATGACGCGGTATAAATCAGGATCGGCGAAATCGTCGATGGGCCCTGGCGAATCCCCAGGCCCCCACCAGGCCTCGCGATGTCGAGGAGCCGTCGAAACCGGGCCGCGGGCTTGTTATGGCTCGACAACGACGGCTGCAATGCCCTAGAATCCGCGTGGTTCAAGTCTTTTCGCTGGTTCGTGCATGCTTGTGCGGGTTTACACCTAATTTCTTCGGATTCTCTCGGAGGAAGCCCGAATGCGACGTTTCGCCTTGCGCCGACGGATCGGCTTCACGCTGATCGAGCTGCTCGTCGTGATCGCCATCATCGCGGTACTGATCGCCTTGCTCTTGCCCGCCGTGCAGTCGGCCCGCGAAGCGGCCCGGCGCGCCCAGTGCGTGAACAACCTGAAGCAGATCGGGTTGGCGGCGCACAATTATCTTTCGCAGCAGAACTGCTTCCCGCCGCTGGTGCAGAACCGCGTCGGAGCGACGTTCGACCTGGGGATGGGCGACCACTGGCCCCTGGACTGGACGGCCTCGCTGCTGTCGCAGATCGAGCAGGCGCCGCTCTACAACTCGCTGAACTGGTCGTTCGGCGCCGGCAACGGGGGCACGGCCCAGAACACCACCGTGCTGCGGACGATGGTCGGGTCGATGACCTGCCCGTCCGAGAACATCCGGGTCCCCACGAACCAGTGGGGCTGGAAGAGCTACGTGGCCAACGCCGGCGGCCCGGCCCCCGTCGCGGTCTTCGACGGCGCGCTGACGCCGCTGCGCAGCGACCCCGGCGATCGTCCCGGCTTCTCCACGGCCGACGGCCTCCAGAACAGCAACTGCTCTTCCTTCGGCGTCGAGGGGTTCATGGACGGCACGTCCAACACCGCGATGTTCAGCGAGACCATGGTGGGCACCGGGCCGGTCGGCCGGGCGGTGACGATCGCCACCACGCGACGGAAGTCCACGTACCTGTTCCCCAGCGGCCTGAACATCCAGCCCAACCTGGGCGTGAACGGTGCCCAGCAGGCCATGCAGTTCGTCACCACCTGCCGCGCCCTCCCCGGGACCACGGCGGGATACGGCGGGCTCGCCCCGGCCCAGGGCAACTTCTGGATCTCGGGCCACATCGGCTCGACGTTCATCTACGACGCTTACAACCACTGGCTGACGCCCAATTCGGCCGGGTGCTACAACCAGGCCGACGGCAACACCGAAGGCTGGGGCAACCCCAACGACGGCATGCCCCCCAGCAGCAACCACCCCGGCGGCGTGAACGTCGCCTTCGCCGACGGCTCGGTCAAGTACATCAAGGACACCGTCAGCGTCCCCACCTGGTGGGCCCTCGGCACCCGGGCCGGCGGCGAGATCGTCAGCTCGGACGCCTACTGATCCCGGACGTGCGATCGTCCACGACGGTCGAGGGCTCCGACGCATCCCGTCGGGGCCCTCTCCGTATTCCTCGACCACACGTCGACCACCGGGCCTCGGTGCCCTTTGATGGCGATTTTTTATCATTTCACCCGTTTACGGAGCGGTTTGATGCGGAAGAAGCTGGTCCCCGCACTCTTGGCGGCGATGATCGCGGCGGTCCTCCCCGGTTGCGGGGGCGACGACTCGGAGATCCCCAAGTCCCCGGACGCCCCGAAACAGGCCGATTTCGACGCGATGAAGAACATGATGGACAAGTCGGCCAAGGTCAAGACGCCAAAGAAGGCCGGCTGAGATCGTCGATTCGATCGGAAAGGGCGTGGGATGGACGGGACCCGGAAGCGATGGTTCGCCTGGGCGGCCCTCGCCGCGATCGTCGCGACGGCCGTCGCCCTGGGCTGGATCGCCACCCGGCCGCCCGACCCGTCCCGGCTCCTCGCGGAGGCGCAGGCGGATTTCCAGGCCGGGCGGCTCGAGGCGGCGGCGACCGCGCTCGACCGCCTGGCGGCCGTCCGCCCCCCGACGCCGATGGACCACATGGCGAGGGCCCAGGTCGCCCAGGCGCGGGGCCTCGCCGACGACGCGCTGGCCGAGGCCGCCGCCATCTTCGAGAACCCGGCCCTCGGCCCCCTCGCCCGGCTCCTGGCGGGACGGGTGGAGGTGGAACGCCATCGCCTCCGGGCCGCCGAGGCCCACTTCCTCAAGGCCGCCGAGGCGATGCCGCGCGAGGCCCAGCCTTACGAGGAGTTGGCCTACATCGACAACCTCCAGCATCGCTGGGACGACTTCGACCGGGTGATGCTGGCGCTGTCGGATCGCGGCGGCCTCAGCTTCCAACGCCTGCTCCACTGGGGCAAGGCCCGGCACGCGACCTGGAACCCCCGCGAAGACTGCCTGATCCTGGCGAAGTGCGTCGAGGCCGACCCGGACGACCGCGCGTCCCGCCTGGTCCTCGCCGACGGCCTGCGGCGGATGAACCAGATCGAGGAGGCCGAGGCCGTCCTGGCCCCGCTCCCCGACTCCGACGCCGAGGCCCTGGCCCTCCGCGCCCTGCTCGCCGTCGAGCGCGAGGACGACGACGAGGCCGAGCGACGACTCCGGAAAGGCCCGCCCGACGACCCCCACCTGGCGCAGGTCCGGGGCCGACTCGCCCTCAAGCGGGGCGACGCCGACGGCGCGGTCCGCGCCTTCCGCCTGGCCCTCGAAGCCTCGCCCCACGACCGGGCCGTCCTCCACGGCCTGGGGACCGCGCTCCGCCTGGCCGGCGACCCGGACGCCGCCGCGAAGTGCTTCGAAGTCGCCGACCGCCACGACGCGATCACCCCCCTGATCCTCCGCGCCGCCACCGCCGCAGGGGCCGCCGACCCCACCCTCCCCGCCCAGCTCGGCGCCGCCTGCGCCGCCGCCGGCCGAATCCCGGAGGCCATCGCCTGGTCCCGCCTCGCCCTCGCGAACAACCCCCTGGACCGCGAGGCCCAGCAGGCGGTCTACCGCCTCGAACGCCAGCTCGACCCGCACTGATGAGCCCCCCGCCGCGCCGTCTGATTTTCGCCGCTTCCCGTCCAAACTCGGCGACTCGGCCCCATGGTCAAGTGGGGGATGGTCCGCCCTGATCCGAAGAGGCGTTCGGCCCCTAACGTCTTTCCCCCCTCGCGGGGCGCAGGGCCGGATGAGGGGGAAGACCAGCACAAGGACCATCGGCGTCATCGAAAGGCCGGATCGCGAATCCCGACGGCTTCCCGGCTCGTCCTCCCCCTCATCTGACCGCTTCGCGGTCTGTCTTCCCCCGCGAGGGGGGAAAACCGTGGAGGAGGCCGTCGGCGATTCGCAGTCCGGCCCTCGCCGGGACGATGAAGAACCGCCGAACGAGCCCAATTCTCAGAAGCCGAAAGTGAGATCAAAAATATGGCATGTAAAGACTTACGTCTGATGGCTTCGTTCGCGGGGGGCTGCGAGCGAAGCCAATTTCCGCGAGGCTGCGTGGCCTCGGAATTGTTGCCGGGGGCCGGGGACGCAGCGGGCCTTTCACGGGACGGCGGCGTCCCCCAGGCTCGGGCGCGACATCGAAAAATCGCCGAACGAAGCCAATTTCAGGCTGGCGGCGAGATTCGTAAAATGTCTTGTATCAAGAATTTGTGGCCGATGGGTTCGTTCGCTGGGGGCTCCGAGCGAAGCCAATTTCGGCGGGGCTTCGCGGCTTCAGGTCCCTTGCCAGGGGCCGGAGACGAACTGGCCCTCGAACAGGGTGGCGACGACGGGCTCGTCGGTCTCGAAGAGGAGGCGGTGGGGGTCGTCCTCGTCGCGGTCGGGGAGGCGGACGACGGCGAGGTCGGCGGACTTGCCGGCGCGGATCGAGCCGACGGCGGTCTCGGCGCGGAGGGCCCAGGCGCCGAAGAGGGTGGCCATGGTCAGGAGCAGCTCGCCGGAGAGCGAGCCGTCGCGGGCGTGGAGGAACCGGGCCTCGTCGAGGACGCCCAGGCTCGGGCTCGACGCCAGGCTGTCCGTCCCCAGGCAGACGATCGCCCCTTTCGCCAGGAGCGCCCGATAGGGGTGGGCGTCGTGGCCGAACCGGGCGTTGGTCCGGGGGCAGTAGGCGATCGCCGCTCGATGCCCGTTCGAGGACGCCTCGGGCCGGAACTGCCAGAACTCCGAGGGCTCGATGTACGTCCCGTGCGCCACCAGCCAGTCGGCGTGGCGGAGGTCCCCCTTGCGGATGTAGTCGGTCGGCCGGGGGCCGATCGGCTCCCACTCCTCATCCCAGGCCCCCAGGTCTTCCAGGTAGCTCCGCAGGGGGCCGTCGCGGGTCTCCAGCAGGCGCAGTTCTTCGGGCATCTCGGCCAGGTGGGTCGAGAGCGGCAGGCGGCTGGAGGCGGCGGCGTGGTAGAGCCAGCCCGCCGTGCTGTAGGGGGCGTGCGGCGACAGCCCGGCCCGGGCGTTGGCGGCCACCTGGGCCTCGGGCTTGATGGACCCCAGCCATTTCCAGGCGGCCT includes:
- a CDS encoding acyl-ACP desaturase, with amino-acid sequence MNVIESLQDYVADNLSLLSPIDQAWQPTELLPDLTAEDWSEQVQRLRESSLVLPDELLVVLVGNMVTEEALPNYTVSLEHIVKDPTGTSETPWAQWLRRWTAEENRHGDLLNAYLRLSGRVDMAAIERTIHHLISNGFSPGNEGDPHSGLIYAAFQERATRISHGNIARLSQGRGEENLARICRKIAADETRHEVFYTRVVGELFERDPENTLFAYRNMLRKLISMPGSQMTDGRDPNLFDQFAAAAQRIGVYTSRDYASIIRHLNTAWNLERRSFSGKAARAQDYLCRQPERYEMLADEIGGRIAEQPPTRYSWLGGRVV
- a CDS encoding tetratricopeptide repeat protein; the encoded protein is MDGTRKRWFAWAALAAIVATAVALGWIATRPPDPSRLLAEAQADFQAGRLEAAATALDRLAAVRPPTPMDHMARAQVAQARGLADDALAEAAAIFENPALGPLARLLAGRVEVERHRLRAAEAHFLKAAEAMPREAQPYEELAYIDNLQHRWDDFDRVMLALSDRGGLSFQRLLHWGKARHATWNPREDCLILAKCVEADPDDRASRLVLADGLRRMNQIEEAEAVLAPLPDSDAEALALRALLAVEREDDDEAERRLRKGPPDDPHLAQVRGRLALKRGDADGAVRAFRLALEASPHDRAVLHGLGTALRLAGDPDAAAKCFEVADRHDAITPLILRAATAAGAADPTLPAQLGAACAAAGRIPEAIAWSRLALANNPLDREAQQAVYRLERQLDPH
- a CDS encoding DUF1559 domain-containing protein, whose protein sequence is MRRFALRRRIGFTLIELLVVIAIIAVLIALLLPAVQSAREAARRAQCVNNLKQIGLAAHNYLSQQNCFPPLVQNRVGATFDLGMGDHWPLDWTASLLSQIEQAPLYNSLNWSFGAGNGGTAQNTTVLRTMVGSMTCPSENIRVPTNQWGWKSYVANAGGPAPVAVFDGALTPLRSDPGDRPGFSTADGLQNSNCSSFGVEGFMDGTSNTAMFSETMVGTGPVGRAVTIATTRRKSTYLFPSGLNIQPNLGVNGAQQAMQFVTTCRALPGTTAGYGGLAPAQGNFWISGHIGSTFIYDAYNHWLTPNSAGCYNQADGNTEGWGNPNDGMPPSSNHPGGVNVAFADGSVKYIKDTVSVPTWWALGTRAGGEIVSSDAY
- a CDS encoding ribonucleoside-diphosphate reductase subunit alpha, encoding MRVRKRNGGLEPVDVNKIVRAVRRSSGGLAAVDVMRIAVKTIGGLFDGATTRELDQLSIQTAASLIAEEPEYSLLAARLLDCFIAKEVMNQDIQSFSQAIAAGRRLGLVAEATADYVAANARKLNAAATRPRDDFEYFGLRTIYDRYLLRHPSTRDVIETPAYFFLRVACGLSRDVADALDLFELMASHRYMPSSPTLFNSGTPRPQMSSCYLLDSPDDSLEGIYGRYTDVAKLSKYAGGIGLAFHRIRSRGSYIQGTNGHGNGVVPWLKTLDSSVAAVNQGGRRKGACCVYLETWHADVEEFLELKDNAGDEARRTYNLNLANWVPDLFMRRVEEGGAWSLFDPKTVPHLPDLHGEAFEAAYAEAEARGLAVKTVAARDLYARMMKTLAETGNGWMNFKDACNRKSNQTRTPGAVVHSSNLCTEIVEATSDGETAVCNLGSINLARHVGDGGFDFEALAETVRTAVPFLDAVVDVNFYPTPESEASNRRWRPVGLGVMGLQDVFFQLGLPFDAAEARELSARIQEEIYYHALTASCDLAERLGPHLAFAETRAAEGVLQVDLWDREGSDAPRWAELRGRVRRVGLRNSLLVAVAPTATIASIVGAYECIEPQVSNLFKRETLSGEFLQVNRHLVRDLKARGLWTEAVRNRIKLAEGSVQGVEELPADLRRVYRTVWEIPMRSLIDMAADRAPFIDQSQSLNLFVESPSIGKLSSMYMYAWKRGLKTTYYLRSRPATGIAKTTVPQAPPTPRDVACSLENPESCESCQ